In one window of Nicotiana tabacum cultivar K326 chromosome 12, ASM71507v2, whole genome shotgun sequence DNA:
- the LOC142167165 gene encoding uncharacterized protein LOC142167165, with translation MDADINEYKIVQETIRPSTIAKEVHFERMIIFSEQDISLYKKLNKDQLKAYNTIIERIFSYRAGAFFIDGPGGIGKTFLYRALLATIQSKRYIALAMATSDVAASILPGGRTAHSRFKIPINIDDNFS, from the coding sequence ATGGATGCTGACATAAATGAATACAAAATTGTTCAAGAAACAATCAGGCCTTCAACAATTGCAAAGGAAGTTCATTTTGAGAGGATGATTATTTTCAGTGAACAAGACATATCATTATACAAGAAGTTAAATAAAGACCAACTTAAAGCCTATAATACAATTATTGAAAGAATATTCTCATATAGAGCAGGAGCATTTTTCATTGATGGTCCAGGAGGAATAGGAAAAACATTCTTATatcgtgctttacttgcaactatACAGTCTAAAAGATATATAGCATTGGCAATGGCTACTTCTGATGTAGCAGCTTCCATTCTTCCTGGTGGACGAACTGCACATTCACGGTTCAAAATCCCAATAAATATTGATGATAATTTCAGTTGA
- the LOC142167164 gene encoding uncharacterized protein LOC142167164: MADHKKLTEDLQYDIHIQFPAMRHSGGIIIMWKENILQVDEVLITSQGIHAMVKVLPSNLSWLFSAIYASNYLEDRKTIWKNLINISNSINDSWFVGGDFNEVLKAKDKFGGNYINTNISNLFWNCINQCRIVDLGYKGSKYTWSNKRYKNKTSLILERIDGCFVNNCWINEFPEAFVTHLARTHSDYCPLLVKLNNNTQVVNVKPFWFESMWCSHPTFHTLIRDSFPTHSTLIPSSLRFKNNVINWNKHNFNNIFHKKKRLLARIAGIQKSPNYQFSHFLLNLENTLIEELDSILKNEEDF; this comes from the coding sequence ATGGCGGATCACAAGAAGCTTACAGAAGACCTGCAATATGACATACATATCCAGTTCCCAGCAATGAGACACTCTGGGGGCATCATCATTATGTGGAAAGAGAACATCCTTCAGGTAGATGAAGTATTAATTACATCACAAGGTATCCATGCAATGGTCAAGGTATTACCCTCCAACCTCTCTTGGTTGTTTTCGGCTATTTATGCAAGCAACTATCTAGAGGATAGGAAAACCATTTGGAAAAATCTGATAAACATCTCTAATAGCATAAATGATAGTTGGTTTGTGGGTGGAGACTTTAATGAAGTATTGAAAGCAAAAGACAAATTTGGGGGTAACTACATTAACACAAACATAAGTAATCTGTTCTGGAATTGTATTAATCAGTGTAGAATAGTGGACCTAGGCTATAAAGGAAGTAAATACACTTGGTCTAACAAGAGATACAAAAACAAGACCAGCCTAATCCTAGAGAGAATTGATGGGTGCTTTGTTAATAATTGCTGGATAAATGAATTCCCTGAAGCTTTTGTAACCCATTTAGCTAGGACCCACTCTGATTACTGCCCCCTCCTTGTTAAACTCAATAATAACACCCAAGTTGTTAATGTCAAGCCCTTTTGGTTCGAGTCCATGTGGTGCAGTCACCCAACCTTCCATACCTTAATCCGGGATTCCTTCCCAACTCattccaccttaatcccttcgtCTCTAAGATTCAAGAATAATGTCATCAATTGGAATAAGCATAACTTTAATAACATATTCCACAAAAAGAAGAGATTGTTGGCCAGGATTGCTGGCATCCAGAAATCTCCTAACTACCAATTTAGTCATTTCCTCCTAAACTTGGAAAATACTCTAATCGAGGAATTAGACTCAATCCTTAAAAATGAAGAGGATTTCTGA